The proteins below come from a single Molothrus ater isolate BHLD 08-10-18 breed brown headed cowbird chromosome 3, BPBGC_Mater_1.1, whole genome shotgun sequence genomic window:
- the MSH5 gene encoding mutS protein homolog 5: MSATSATSCVLPPALGPEQEEQESSETHMSVLWYAGQLAITYYDTEDCSVYFMPDVPDNEDLKLLQKVIGELNPQCIVTSAKQDQNIAKFLTNLTATAGDKDIGKPEIVLFPNIDFGLEVSKQRILSRQFPFIPSHMTATEKILYLSSIIPFESPLMIRALGGLLKFLDRRRVGVELEDSSIAVPILAFKKFVLSDTVNMDQDTYCVLQIFKSDIHPSVYKLSSGLKEGFSLFGILNRCRCKWGEKLLRLWLTRPTRNLTELNKRLDVINFFLLAQNHETVLTLQNCLKNIKNVPLILKRMTLSNTKVSDWQALYKTAYNAVCLRDTCRSLPNTIELFQTISRVFTDDLHYIANLISKVVDLEGSLSENRFTVRPNVDATIDEKKRKLMGLSDFLTEVARKELETLDNQIPSCAVIYIPLIGFLLSIPRLPNMVDKTDFEIEGLDFMFLSEDKLHYRSARTKELDSLLGDLHCEIRDQETLIMHQLQTRILEKSEVLYSVIEYTAHLDVLLALAATARENGYCRPRFTHRHGFHIKDGRHPLMELCAKTFVANPVDSGEATRRIKIITGPNSSGKSVYLKQVGLIVYMAFIGSYVPAAEAEIGVIDGIYTRIHSRESVSVGLSTFMIDLNQVAKAVNNATERSLVLIDEFGKGTNTLDGLSLLAAVLRYWIRQGTQCPQVFVSTNFHSLMQLELLPDTPLLEYLTMETHQDGEELIFFYQIKQGMSTISHAANIAALAGMPAKIIERGVEVSELIRNGKPIKRLDHPSKCDRMEKCKSVVEKFLCIDLDDPQVDLEEFMSKEVLPSAASVL, translated from the coding sequence ATGAGTGCCACGTCAGCCACGAGCTGTGTCTTACCACCAGCACTTGGGCCTGAGCAAGAGGAGCAAGAGAGCTCAGAGACACATATGTCTGTTCTGTGGTATGCAGGGCAGCTGGCGATTACTTACTATGATACAGAAGATTGCTCAGTCTACTTCATGCCTGACGTACCTGATAATGAAGACCTCAAGCTACTGCAAAAAGTGATTGGGGAACTTAACCCTCAATGCATAGTGACCAGTGCAAAACAGGACCAGAATATTGCTAAATTCCTGACCAACCTAACAGCTACTGCTGGTGATAAAGACAtaggaaaaccagaaattgtCCTGTTTCCCAACATAGATTTTGGTCTAGAAGTCAGCAAGCAACGGATCCTGTCTAGGCAATTTCCATTTATTCCATCTCATATGACTGCCACAGAGAAAATTCTCTATTTGTCCTCAATCATCCCTTTTGAGAGTCCACTCATGATACGAGCCTTAGGGGGGCTCCTTAAATTTCTAGACAGAAGAAGGGTTGGAGTTGAACTCGAAGACAGCAGTATAGCAGTTCCTATTTTGGCCTTTAAAAAATTTGTGCTGTCAGATACTGTGAATATGGACCAAGACACTTACTGTGTCCTTCAGATATTTAAAAGTGATATCCATCCTTCTGTGTACAAGCTATCCAGTGGACTAAAAGAAGGATTTAGCTTATTTGGAATTTTAAACCGTTGCAGATGCAAATGGGGAGAAAAACTGCTGAGGTTGTGGCTCACACGACCTACCCGGAACCTGACAGAGCTGAACAAACGGCTGGATGTTATCAACTTCTTCCTGCTAGCTCAGAACCACGAAACAGTCCTCACTCTTCAAAACTGCCtcaagaatattaaaaatgtgcctcttattttaaagagaatgaCTCTTTCCAACACAAAAGTTAGTGACTGGCAAGCACTGTATAAGACAGCTTACAATGCAGTGTGCCTTAGAGACACATGTCGTTCTCTGCCCAACACTATTGAACTTTTTCAGACTATTTCACGTGTCTTCACTGATGATCTGCACTACATTGCTAACCTGATCAGCAAAGTGGTAGACTTGGAAGGCAGCCTCTCTGAGAATCGCTTCACTGTTAGACCCAATGTAGATGCCACGATTGATGAGAAGAAACGAAAGCTGATGGGACTGTCAGACTTCCTTACAGAAGTGGCACGAAAAGAACTGGAGACTTTGGACAATCAGATTCCCTCCTGTGCTGTCATCTACATTCCTTTGATTGGGTTCCTTCTCTCCATTCCACGCCTCCCAAATATGGTGGATAAGACTGACTTTGAAATTGAAGGCTTGGACTTCATGTTCTTGTCAGAGGATAAACTGCACTACAGAAGTGCCCGGACCAAGGAGCTAGACAGCCTGCTGGGTGACTTGCACTGTGAGATCAGAGACCAGGAAACACTCAtcatgcaccagctgcagacAAGGATCCTGGAGAAGTCTGAAGTACTTTACAGCGTGATTGAGTACACTGCACACCTGGATGTGCTGCTAGCCTTGGCAGCGACAGCCCGGGAGAACGGCTATTGCCGACCCCGCTTTACTCACCGCCACGGCTTCCACATCAAGGATGGGAGACATCCACTCATGGAACTATGTGCAAAGACTTTTGTGGCCAATCCTGTGGACAGCGGTGAGGCTACTAGACGAATAAAGATCATCACAGGGCCCAACTCCTCTGGAAAGAGTGTTTACTTAAAGCAGGTAGGTCTTATAGTGTACATGGCTTTCATCGGCAGTTatgtccctgcagcagaggcagagattGGAGTAATTGATGGGATTTATACAAGAATCCACAGTAGGGAATCAGTTTCTGTAGGGCTCTCCACATTCATGATTGATCTTAACCAGGTTGCCAAGGCTGTAAACAATGCCACAGAGAGGTCCCTGGTACTTATTGATGAGTTTGGTAAAGGCACCAACACACTGGATGGCCTGTCCCTTCTGGCTGCTGTCCTGAGATACTGGATCAGACAAGGAACACAGTGTCCACAGGTCTTTGTCTCCACTAATTTTCACAGTTTAATGCAGCTAGAACTCCTGCCTGACACACCTCTTCTGGAGTACCTGACCATGGAGACCCATCAGGATGGAGAGGAGTTGATATTTTTCTACCAGATCAAACAGGGCATGTCCACCATTAGTCATGCTGCCAATATTGCTGCATTAGCAGGAATGCCAGCCAAAATTATTGAAAGAGGAGTGGAAGTATCAGAACTGATACGCAACGGAAAACCTATCAAACGTCTTGATCATCCTTCAAAATGTGATAGGATGGAAAAATGCAAGTCTGTTGTGGAAAAGTTTCTTTGCATAGACCTTGACGATCCCCAGGTGGACTTGGAAGAGTTCATGTCTAAAGAGGTGTTGCCTTCTGCAGCCTCAGTCCTGTAG